The Phycisphaerales bacterium DNA segment CGCGGGCGGACATCGAGTCCGCGGCCGTGACCTCGATGACCTGCTTGCCACCGATGCCCATGACGGCGCCGACCTTGTAGGCCCGCGTGTGCAGGATGACCGCGTCCTTGCCCAGGTCCTTCTTGACCTCGGCGAGGGCTTGGGCCATCGACGGTGCGCGGTAGGTCTTGAGGTTCATGGTCCGTCCGTGGACGCTGCGGGTGAGAGCTCCCTCCTGGAGCCGTGCGCGGGAGTGTACCGCGATCGCGCAGAATCAACCAGAGGCAATCGTGGGTTTTTCGCGGTTCCTGCGCGGGGAGTCTGCGATTGTGGAAAACGTCTCGGATCGCGGAGGGAAGCAGAACACAGAGGGAACAGAGGTGGGAAACGGAGCCACACGGAGAAGGATCATGGATCGGATCCTGTCTTTCACCTCTGTTCCCTCCGTCTCAGCTCTGTGCGCTCTGTGTTCTGCCTTTCAGGCCGCAGCGCCCGCCATCGCCCGCTCGTCCACCGGCGGCGAGACCAGGGCCATCGACTCCACCTCGACGCCGCTCACGACCTCGTTGTAGCCGAGCACCGCCACCGTGGGCAGGTGGGGGTCGAGGAGCTGCTTGACCACCGCCCGCACCGGCGGGCTGGCGATGACGACCGGCGGGTGGCCGGCGGTGATGACCTTCTGCAGCGCGGTGATGACCGCGTCGGCGATGCGCGAGGCGACGCGCGAGGGCATGTTGACCGTGGTGCCCGCGGCCCCGCGGTCGATGTAGGCGTTGATCTGGTCCTCCAGCGCGGGGTCGAGCGTGACGCAGACCATGCGCGGGACGCCGCGCTCGGTGGGCGCGGAGTACTGCTGGCAGATGGTGCGGCGCAGGGCATTCCTGACGTACTCGGTGAGCACCTCGACGTCCCGGGTCTTGCTGCCCCACTCGGCCAGGGTTTCCAGGATCGTCTCGAGGTCGCGGATGGGCACGCGCTCGCGGAGCAGGGCCTGCAGGATCTTCTGCAGCTCGACGGGCTTGACGATCGCCGGCACCGTCTCCTCGATGAGCTTGGGCGCCTTGGCCTTGAGCTGCTCGAGCAGGTTGTTGACCTCGTCGCGCGTCAGCAGCTCGTCGGCGTGCTTGCGCACGATCTCGGTGATGTGCGTCGCCAGCACGCTGGTGGGGTCCACCACCGTGTAGTTCATGGTCTCGGCCCGCATGCGCAAGGCGGGGTCGATCCACCACGCGTCCAGGCCGAAGGCGGGCTCCTTGGTGGCCTCGCCGTCAATCCTGCCGGACGCGATGCCGGAGTCCATGGCCATCAGCTTGCCGGGCTTGGTGACGCCGGTGGCGATGGGGTTGCCGCGGATCTTCACGCGGTACTCCGTCGAGCTCAGCTGCATGTTGTCGCGGATGCGCACGGGCGGCATCACGAGGCCCAGCTCCACAGCCAGCTGGCGGCGGATGGCGGTGATGCGGTCGAGCAGGTCGCCGCCCTGGGCGGTGTCCACCAGCGAAACGAGGGCGTAGCCGACCTCGAGTTCGAGCGTGTCCACCTTGAGCAGCTGCTCCACCGGCGGCGGTTCGGGCTTCTGTGCTGCGGGCGCGGCCGCCTTCTTCTCCTGCTCCACCTTCTTCTGCGTCCGCATCATCATGTACGCGAGCCCGCCGAGGCCGCCCGCGCACGCGAGCAGCGGCAGCGCCGGCAGGGGCGTGAAGGCGAGGGCCGCCAGAAAGCCCGCGGTGATCATGAGGCCCCTGGGCTGGCTGATGACCTGGTCGGCCAGCTCGCTGCCCAGCTCCGCCTTGCTGCCGCTGCGCGTCACGATCAACGCGGACGCGATGGCGATCACGAAGCTGGGGATCTGGGCCGTGAGGCCGTCGCCGATCGTGAGCTTGGTGAACACCTCGGCGGTCTGGCCCGCCTCCCAGCCGCGGGAGATGATGCCCACGCCAAAGCCGCCCGCGACGTTGATGGCGGTGATGATGAGGCCGGCGATGGCGTCGCCACGCACGAACTTGGAGGCGCCGTCCATGGCGCCGAAGAAGTCGGCCTCCTGGCTGACCCGCTCACGCCGCCTGCGGGCCTCCTTCTCGTCGATGTTGCCGGCGTTGAGGTCGGCGTCGATGGCCATCTGCTTGCCGGGCATGGCGTCGAGGGTGAACCGGGCCGCGACCTCGGAGATGCGCGTGGCGCCCTTAGTGATCACCATGAACTGCACGATGACCATGATCAGGAAGATCACGATGCCCACGAAGAGCGAGTCGCCCGCGACGAAGTTGCCGAAGGCCATGATGACGTGGCCCGCGACGGTGGCGGCCTCCTCGGGCGTGCTGGCGTCCGCGGTCAGGATCAGCCGCGTGCTGGCGATGTTGAGCACCAGCCGGAACAGCGTCGTGCCCAGCAGCAGGCTGGGGAACACCGAAAAGTCCAGCGGGTGGCTCATGTAGAGCGTGGTGAGCAGGATGACCAGCGACAGCGCGATGTTGAGCGCGATCAGCACGTCCATCATCACCGGCGGCATCGGCACCAGCAGCACGGCCATCATGGCCACGAACCCCACGGGCACGATGTAGCCGCGGTACTCCTTGATCTTCAGGAGCCAGGCTGGGAAGAGGTTGTTGTTCGTGGCTGTGAGCGCGGCCATGGGTTCTGGTTATCCGGCGCGGAGCGGGGTTTGAAACACAGAGAACACAGAGAGCACAGAGCAAGGCACTTGATTAATCATCCCGTTCATTCGCTTTCTGTTCATTGTTTTGTTCCGTGCGCTCTGTGTTTCCAACTCCTACGCGGCCTTCGATTCCAGCCGGTACACGTACGCCAGCAGCTCCGCAATCGCCTGGTAGAATTCCGGTGAAACTTCCTGGCCGACCTCGACGCCCGCGTACAGGGCCCGCGCCAGTGGCGGGCGCTCGACGATCGGGACCTTGTGGATCATCGCGAGCTGGCGGATCCGCATGGCCATGTGGTCCACACCCTTTGCCACGACGCGCGGGGCCCGCATGGTCTTCTCGTCGTACTGGATCGCGATCGAGTAGTGCGTGGGGTTGGTGACGATCACGTCGGCCTTGGGGACCGCGGCCGCGACGCGCTGCATGGCCATGTCCCGCATGAGCTTCATGCGGCGGCCCTTGACCTGCGGGTCGCCGTCCATGTTGCGGCGCTCGTCCTTGACCTCCTCCTTGGTCATCTTGAGGTCCTGCGTGTGCTGCCACTTCTGGTAGAGGAAGTCCGCCGCTCCGATGACGAGCAGCAGGGCCAGCAGCCAGATCGCGAGCTCGACGACGAGCTTCACCATGAGCGCTACGCCGGTGAACGTGTCCAGCAGCGGCAGGCCCGCGACGACGGCGAGCTTGTTCTTGAGGTAGAGCCACGCGACGGTCGTCACCACCACCAGCTTGAGCACATTCATGCCGGTCTTGGCGAGGTTGCGCCTGGAGAGGAGCCGCCCGAAGCCGGTGATGGGGTTGAGGCGGTCGAACTTGGGCATGAGGGGCTGCGTGGTGAACAGCAGGCCGAACTGCACGATGTGGCTCATGGCCGCGACCACGGCGATCAAGCCGATGACCGGCGTCATCGCAAGCACGGTCTCCCAGGTGATGGTCACGAGCAGCTGGCCCATGTCCCTGGGGTCGAGGTTCCCCCCAGGGTTGGTCAGCACGTTGCGCATGACGGCCGTCATGGCGCGGATGATGGCCCCGCCGAAGATCATGAGCAGGATCACGCCGCCGATGAGGTCGATCGCGGCCGCGAGGTCCTGGCTCTTGGCGACCTGCCCCTTGCCGCGGGCGTCCTCGAGCTTGCGCCCGCTGGGTGCCTCTGTTTTTTCTCCGAGGTCGTCGGCCATGGTGGAGACCTAAAGGCAGAACACAGAGGGACGGTGGGGGACGGAGAGAACAGAGAAGGAATCTGAATAGGAAGACATTGCGTTGTCGCGCTGCGTTCTCTGGAGCTTCTGTTCTTTTCTTTCTGCTTCCATTCCCTGCCTCTCCTCCGTGTGGCTCTGTCCCATCTCTGTGCCCTCTGTGTTCGGCCTTCTCTGGTTCTAGAGCGATGCGACCCAGCCACGGATGTCGGAGAGCACGCGCATAATCTCGTCGCCCACGGCGTCCCTGATCGCGTACAGCGCGAAGGTGAGCATGAGCAGCCCCGCCACAATTTTGATCGCGAAGCCAACGGACAGCACGTTGAGCTGCGGCATCGTCTTGCCCACGACACCCAGCACCACGATGATGAGCAGGATGATGGCGGTGACGGGCGCGGACACGCGGATAGCGAGCTCAAAGCCGCTGCTGAGCGTGCCCACGAAGAGGTCCAGGGGGGTCTGCGAGACCTGGAAGCCGCCGAGCGGCACGTTCTTGAACGAGTCGATGACGCCGCAAAACAGTCTTTCGAGGCCGCCAGCCGCGACGAAGATGCCGGCGCCGATGTAGTAGATGAGCTGGCCGAGGATGTCGGTCTCGAAGTCGGCGTCGGGGTTGTACACCTTGGCCAGCCCCATGCCCATGTTCTGCCCCGCGATGATGCCCGACATCTCGAGCGACAGCAGCGGGATCGCGGCGATGCCGCCGATGGCGACGCCCACGAGGCTCTCGGTTACGATGAGCGGGACGAGGCCGAAGAGGTCGGTAGGCACCTCCGCCATGGTCAGCGACGGCGAGACGATGGGGAAGATGGCCGCGGCCAGCATGAGCACGAGCAGGGCCTTGAAGCGGCGCGGGATCATGATGTTGACCAGCAGCGGGGCCATGACGAACACCCCCGCGAGGCGGAAGGCCACGAGCGTGTACGGCACCACGCGGGCGAGAAGGGGGTTGATGTCTTGCGAGTCCATTGGGAACTAACCACAGAGGCACAGAGACACAGAGAAGACAAGGCAAAGAAAGGCGTGGATTGATACAGAGGCGGCTTGCATGTTCTTCTTTGTCCTGATCCGTCTTTTCCGTCTGCCTTTCTTCTCTGTGCCTCTGTGTCTCTGTGGTTGACTTCCCTCCTAGCTGGTGAGCGAGAAGAGGCTGGCCGCGTACTCGACGAGGCGCTGGGCGATCCATGGGATCAGCACGGCCGCGGCAACGACCATCACGACGATCTTGGGCACGAACGCGAGCGTCTGGTCCTGCACGCTCGTGACCGACTGGAGCAGCGAGATGATCAGGCCCACCACGATGCCCGCGAGCAGGATGGGCGCGGCGATCTTCAGCGTGATGATCAACGCGGTGCGGACGAGTTCGACTGAGGATTCGTCGTAGTGCATGGGAGAGAGCGAACAATGAAAAACGAGAACCGAAATGAGGAGAGCGCGGCCGTCGTCGCTTGGGTCTGCTAGCCACTCCCTGTCTGTGCGAAGCTGTGCATCAGCCCCCCCACTACCAGCGTCCAGCCGTCCACCAGCACGAACAGCAGCAGCTTGAAGGGCAGCGAGATGAGCACGGGCGGGAGCATCATCATGCTCATGGCGATGAGCATGGTGGAGATGACCATGTCGATGACGAGGAACGGCAGGTAGATGCGGAAGCCCATCAGGAACGCGGTCTTGAGCTCGCTGAGCATGTACGCGGGCACGAGCGAGATCATGTCCACGTCGGCGCGGCTGAGCTTCTCGGGCTCGCTGGTGTCCACGCCGCGGTACTCGAGGATCATGTAGAGGCTCGACCAGTTGCCGGTCGCCTCGATCTGGTTGAACATGAAGTCGCGGAGCGGCTGCTTGGCCTTGTTCCACAGCTCGTCGTAGTCCTTGATCTCGCCCTGGCGGTAGGGCACGATCGCCTCGGCGTTGATGCGGTCGAGCGTGGGCGCCATGACCAGCAGCGTCATGAAGAGGGCCAGCGCGGTCGTGACCTGCGGGGGCGGGACGCTCTGCGTGCCCATCGCCTGCCGCAGCAGCCCCAGCACGATCAGGATGCGCACGAAGCACGTGCACATCAGCATGATCGAGGGCGCGAGCGCGACGACCGTCAGGACGACGAGGATGTTGAGCGCCGTCGAGAGGCCGGGCTTCTCGCCGTCGCTGCTGCTGGTGTTGCCGCCGGGCAGGACGCGCGCGGCGGAGTCGATCATCTGGAGCGGGTTCAGCGCGTCCGTCGCGGTCGTGGTTGGCAGCGAAAGCAGCGGCCCGGCGGGCGGGTTGACCGTGGGGTTCGTGACAGGCTGCACAGACGCCGGTGCGGCGTCGACCGGCGGGCCGACCTGGGCGGGCGCTGCGAGCGCGAACGCAGCTGTGGCGAGCGCGACGGCCAGCGTGCGGAGCCTCATCGCGCCCCCCCCCGCCGCGGGCGTGCGCATCGTCTGGAGGCGCGAGCGGATCGCGCTGGGCTGGCGCTGCGTCGCATGCGGGCGCGCAGTGCTGGCGATGGCGGAAGCCGTCGGCTCGTCGGTGATCTCGACCCCAGCGGGCTCTTCGAGCGCGGCCGCTGCGGCCCGGTCGGAGGCCGAGAGCATGCCCTGGAACTTGCGGGCGAGCGTGTCGCCCTCCTCGTCGCGCACCTTGAGCAGGATCGACGCAACGTCCTCGGCGTCGGTGACCTCTGTGAGCGTGGTCATCGTCGTACCGCCAAGCTTGCCGCCACGCCCCTGGCACAGCAGCAGCACGCGCCGGTCCATCTTCAGCAGGATCAGCGTGCTGCCGCGCCCTACCGGGTAGCGGCCAAGGACTTCGAGGATCCCGGACGGCGCCCGCCCCCCCGCGCCCAGCGCGGCCATGAGCCCCCCACTGCGACGCGAGACAAGCCGCACGGTGACGCCGAGCACGACGATCAGCGCAACAACCCCCGCGAGGGAGACAACGGTCTGCACTGTCGAGGCCGAGATGGAGGGCTCAGAGTTGCCGAGCGGCGCGGCCTCGGTCTTCTGCTTGGCTGCGGGGGCGAGGGGCTTGGACTCCGGCGAATCGGCGAGGGTGGCGGATGCGAGCACGAGGGCGACTGACGCGCCGAGCACCCGCACGAAGCGGCACGACCCGAAGACAGACCGTGCCCGTTCCACCTCGGGCGCTCTGCTGCGTGATTTCGTCTCCGCACGGGCCATCCTGGCGCTCGCGAGTAGTTTGGGCAGCTCCGCTGCCTTGCAGTTTCAGGGTGTGATCAGCCGGCCTTGGCCGCGGGTTGCGGGGCCTCAGCGGCCGGCGCGACAATCTCGTTGATTCGCACGCAGAAGTTATCGTTGAGGACGAGCACCTCGCCCCGCGCGACGTGGCGATCGTTGACGTAGACGTCCACCGGGTCGCCGGCGAGCTTGTCGAGCTCGACGACGGCGCCCTCGGAGAGCCGCAGCACGTCCTCGACCAGCATCCGCGTGCGGCCCAGCTCGATCTTGACGTTGAGGTTCACGTCCGACAGCAGGTCGATCGCCTTGGGCGCGGGTGTGGACGCGGGCGTCGAAAAACTGGGGAGCGGCAGCGGCGCAGGTGCGCCCGCATCAGCTGCGGTCGGCGGTGCTCCGGGAGCGGGCATCGAAGGATCAGACTCGGCCATCCTGGCCTCCTGACAAAGACCCGCACCGCGCCGGCACGACATCCTGTCGATACGGCGTGGGGCGTTGTGGCTCCACCATCGGATATTGCGCGGCCCCCCCGGTACTTTTCGGCAGCGTCTGCGCGTGGTCCCATAAGCACGCGCAAGGCCTGCGCGCCTGTACAGGGGAGTCGCTACCTCGGCGGCGCGGCGCTATTCGGTCGGGAAGCCCTTGCACTTCGGGATGACCAGCTTCTCCAGCCGGTCGCGACCCTCGGTGTCCTTCCCGAGGATCTGGTTCATGTACGCGGTGATCTGGCGGTTGATGGTCTGGAGGTCCGATTCCTTGAGTTGGCTGTGCGGGGCGCGCCGGAAGATCATGGCAATGCCCTCCTGCACCTCGGCCTTTCGGCGCTCCAGTTCCTTCTCGACAACCTCCTTGTTGCGGACCCGGACCTTGAGCACAATCGAGGTGTCCCACACCCAGACCCGGCCGGTCTGCATGTTCTGGAACTTCTCGTCGATGAGCGGCACCTCGACGGTCGCTTCGAGATCTTCCTTCTCCTCGCCCTCCAGGGCCTTGGCCTCGGCAACCTGGGGCTGCTTGCTGGTGGCGCTCACGAACACGAACACCCCTACCGCCTCCGCGATCATGAGCGCGCCGACCACGCCCATGGTCTTGATGGGCAAGCCCTTCTTGGGGGCCTCCGGCGCGGGCTCACCCTCGGGCTTCTTCTTTTCGTCCTTGTCGGCCACGCGACTACCTCCCGGCGCGCTGAGGGCGCCCGAGTCCACATCGGCTGGAAAAGGTCAGGGGTGAAGCGAGCGCGGGTATCGGGCGTGGTGGTCTGCCGGAATAAACGGATCGCGCTCAGGCGGCCTTGGCGGGCGGCAGTTCCTGCGCCATGGTGCGGGCGTCCGCGGCCGCGCGGCGTCGCCGCCCCGTAGCCGCCGCGGACACCGCAACAACGGACATGATGATCCACAGTGCCGCCGCGCCCGCGGCCCAAGGGTCCAGGAGCAGCGAGGAGGGCACGAAACCCAGCAGGATGGCGAGCGAGCCCGCCGCGCCGACAGCTGCGATGGCGTGCTTGGCCCCGGCGCCCACCTCGCGCAATGCCAGGCGCAGCAGGTGGTCCACCCGCAGGTGCGCCGCGGTCCACAGCGCGGCCACTACCAGTACGGCCGCGAGGGCCAGCATGGCCGCGAACAGGGCCAGGTCGTTGATGGTCTGGTCGGCGACGGTCATCACAAGATTCATCGGCCAATCTCCTCCGGCGGGGCGTGTGCCGGAGTGTGATCGGACGTTCCCGGGTGCCGCTTGAGCGGGCCCCAGCGTCTTCAGGGCTGGTGGCCAGTTCTTACCGGCCCAGCGTCATGAGCTGCTGCATGAGGTCGTCGGCGGTGCGGATGACACGCGAGGACGCCGAGTAGCCCGTGGACGACAAAATCAGCTTGATGAACTCCTCGCCAAGATCGACGTTGGAGAGCTCGAGGGCGCCGCCGATGACGCTGCCGGCGCTGAACTCGCCCGCCGCCGTGATCACGGGGTTCCCCGAGTTCGCGCCGACGGTGAACATGCTGTTGCCGGCGTCCACCATGCCCTCAGGGTTGGCGAACGTGGCGATCGCGACCTGGCCGAGGGTGCGGGTCAGGCCGTTGGTGAAAGCGCCGGTGATGATGCCATCAGCGCCCACCGCGTACGCCGAGAGCGTGCCGATGGGGGCGCCGTCGCGGGCGGTCGCGGCGAGCGTCGAACGGCTGTCGCTGAGCGAGGTCACGCCGTTGCTGCCGTCGTTGCCGGTGAAGCTGAGGCTGATGGAGAGCGGGGAGTCGGCGCCTGAGCCGTCGCGGTCGATCGCGATACCGAGCGGCAGCGGGTTGAGGGGCTGGCCGTTGCTGTCGAAGGAAACGGTGCCGGAGCCGACCTGCAACGCGATGTCGCTGTCGTCCACGGACTCGACCGAGTAGCGCCAGGTCGTGCCGTTTACGCCCCGGGACTCGAGCGTGAGCGTGAGGTCTACCTCGACCGGTGAGCCGAGCGAGTCGAAGGCGACGAAGGTCGTTCGCACGCTCTCGCCATCCGCGGCCACTGCCTTCGCAGAGGCGAAGGGCGAGCGCAGGAACGTGCCTGCTCCGTTGGTGATCCGGAGGTCGGCGACGTCGATCACCAGATCGTTCGCCGTGCCGGTGTTGCCGATGATCGAGATCTCGCCCGTGACGCCGTTGATGTCCACGCCGGGCATCGAACCGTCGGGGTTGGCGCCGGCATTGAGGTCGATGCCAAGGGCTTCCGCGAGGAACGTGTTCAGGTCGTCGATCGTGGTGGTCGCGGTCACGGCGAAGCTGGCGGTAGGCAGCTGCTTCCCGCCCTTTTCAGCCCCCTTGATCTCGAACCGCTGACCGGCGGTGAAGAGGGGCGTGTCGGAACCGAGCAGTGTCGGGTCCTCGATATCGACGAGGCGGGTGGTGCGGTCGATGATGTCGGGCGCGGTGGGCGCGGGATTCGCGGTGGTGATCGCCCGCAGGGCGTTGCTGCCCGTGCCTGTCAGGTTGATGCGGGCCCCTTGAGTGGGGAGCAAACCGTCGGAGTTGAGGTTGCCGGAGAACTTCACGTTGCGCGTGGCCTCGGCGAGGGTCATCGAGCCCAGCGGTACGTTCAGGTCGATCAGCTGCCCGGGGATGATGTTGAAGTTGGCATCAACGCCGAAGCCCTGCAGACGGTTGCCCGCGAGGTCAACAAGGTCATTGTTCTGGTTGGCCCGGAACGCACCGGCACGCGTGAAGACCTGCGAAGGCCCGCGGTTCATCACGAAGAACCCCGCGCCGTCGATCGCCAGGTCGCGGGCGTCACCTGTCGCGGAAATAGCCCCGCCCGTCATGTTGCGCTGCGTGCCGCCGGCCTGGACGCCGTAGCCGATCTGGAACGGGTTACTGCCGCCACGAGCCTCGGAGGGCGCGGAGCCCGCCGTCATGTTGCGGCTGAACATCGTGGAGAAGAGCATGCGGCTGCTCTTGTACGAGGTCGTGTTGACGTTGGCGATGTTGTTGCCGATGACGTCGATGTTCCGCGAGTTGGCGGTCATCCCTGAGAGGCCGGTGAACAGGGCGGTGGTCGAAGCCATGGTCCTGGTTCCTTCGCGTGCACAAATCGCGACGGTGAATCGCTAAGGGAGGGCCTCCATGCCCGGAACATCGGCGGCGTCCTTGCCGCGTGACTGGTATCTCAGGCCCTTGGCGGCGTCCTGCCACCAAGAATCCTGAGCAGAGAAGCATTCATGCTGTTGGCTGTGAGCGTTGGCACCTGGTTCGGCACCTCACCCGCATCGGGCGCGACGGTGACCACGGCGTCCACGCCGTTGAGCACCCTGGTGGCTGATGTATCGGCCTTGCCGGTGATGGTCCGCAGGCCGACGTCCATCTGCAGCACCATGCCGTCGATGAGCACCAGGGCCTTGCTCGCTCCCGCGGCCTCGGCGCGGTCGGCCGCGGCGGCGAGGCGGTTGAGCTGAGAGGGTGTCAGGTCGATGCCGGCATGACGGGAGACGCGGATCGGCAGATCGCTGGAAACGCCACCAGTGCTCGCTTTGTCGAGCATGTCCTGGAACGATGGCCCCTCGATAAGGCGTGGCGTGGCACTGGCAGGGTCGGCTCCGACGGGGCGGATCCCCGAGCCGAGCGCCCGCAGGAGTGCCGTGGGATCATTCGTCACTCGCCACCCCCACTGCTGGCGGTCTGCTTGATCTCGTCGAGGTAGCCCACCGGGATGCGCTCGCCGGACTTAAGGATCAGCATCGTGCCGTCCTGGGTGCGGGCGACGGACTTCACCTCCCCGGTCACACGCTCGAAGTTCTCATCCACGCCGCTGACCGTCTTCCCAACCAGCATCGCCGCGGAGGCGAACTCATTCTGCTGCACCAGCCGGCCCAGGTCGTTCGACAGGTCCATGTCGGACTGGATGGACCGCACGGCCGAGATCTGCTGCAGCAGCGCGTTCGTGTCGTTTGGCGCGAGCGGGTCCTGCTTCGTCAGCTCGGTCAGGATGAGCTTGAAGAAGTCGCCGGAGGACAGGTTGCTCAGGCCCCCTGCTCCGCCGCTGCTCTGTGCGCTGGTGAGTGCGTCGATGGCGCTCATGGTTCTTCCTCAGGCCACGGCGTCGAGGTGAAGGCGGTAGACACCGCCCTGCTCGAGCGCAAAGGACACTTCAACGGCGGCTGCGGGCCAGGGCTCGTGCACCTGGATGTCGCCCTGTCGCCCCTGCCCGCGGCCTTCACCGGTGTGCGCCTCCGCGCCGCCGCCGGTGTGCCGGCCCGTGTGTTCGCCGGTGGCTTGCTCCCCGGTGTGATCGGGCTGCTTGTCCGCCGCGTCCTGCGACGGTGCGCCGCTCGGCGGCGCCACGATGTCGATGCGTTCCACGCTCAGACCCCGCGCTTCCAGCGCGGCCCGGAGAGAATGCTGTGCGTCGGTGAGCAACTGCCGTGCCGTCTCGCTGGACGCTTCCAGCTTGGCGGTAACCTCCCCCTGCTCCATGCTGACCTCGATCTTGAGCGAGCCCAGGTGCGCGGGTTTCAAGTTGATGGTCACGGTGCCCTCACCCTGCTTGAGCGCCATGGCAAGGCCCTTCGCGGCCTGCGGGATAAACGCATGCTGGACGACGCTCTGCTTGAGTGCCGGGGCCTGCGCGGTGAGCCGGTTGAGAGCGGCCTGTTTGGCGGCGGTTGCGGGGAGGGTGCCGAAGGGGCCTACGCCCTGTGCCGTACTGCCTCGCGCGGCGGTTGTAGCGCGCTGGTTCTGCGGCGTGCTCTGCGCGGCTTGCGCCGCGGTGGCTGCGGCGTTCGCTTGCGAGTGAGTTGCTGGGAGGGCCTGCATGTTGTCCGATGGCCCCGGCCCCGGTTTACTCGCGTGGTGGTCGCTGTACCGCGGCCTCGATTCCGCCTCCGGCGCCGTAGGCTGGGGCTCGCCATCCGCTTCGGGGATGACGGGCTGATCCTGGGCAACTGGGCTCGCCGCCAGCTGAGCTGATGACCGAACGGCCCGGCGATCGATCGCTCCTTCCGCCGGCGCCGGCTGCGGGTGCGGCTGCTCGCTCTGAGGGGCGGCACCGACGGCGCTCGTCGCGGTTGAGGAGACTTGAGGAGCAGCATGCTGAGCTGCAGCGTTTTCAGCCGCGTCCTTCCCCGCCGCTTCGGTGACGGGCGCAACGCTCGGCTGCAGCGGCGCGGCGGCGGGGACCGGAGTGGCCAGCTCGGTGGTCGCAGCAGTAGCGATTGAGGAGGAATGCCGCGACGGCTCAGCCGTCTCCACGACAGCCAGTTGTCCCGAGGTGGCGTCCTCGCGCGATTCCTGCACTTCCTGCCTGGTATCAGCAGGTTGCTGCGCGTCCTCGGGCCGTTCCTGCGCATCGCGCTCAAGTTGTTCGCTCGTCGATGCTCGTGACTGCCGTTGCACGGCCTCAGGCGCGTGCACTGGCAGTTCCGCGCCCTTCACACCAAGGTTGAGCCCCGCCATGAGCGCCGCGAACGGGTTCGCTGGCCTCGCGCGTGGCCTCTGCACGGGCGCGTCGGTCGGCAGGAACGTATTGACCGGGGCAGGGCTGACCTTGGGCATCGTTGAGCGGGCCTCACGGCACGCGGGCGAACTCGCCGCGTTTCCGGAGTCGCTCAAGCAAGTCGGCTGCCAGCTTCGGGTCGGTCTTCGTCAGGGACTCCATGATCTTGGCCCGCTGCTTGTCGCCCATCGCATCCAGGTACTCCACCACAGCACCGATCTGCTGCTCATTGGGACCGGCCGGTGCCGGCTGTGGTGCTTCGGCCCCGTTCGCGACGGGCACCATGGTCAGCTCTGGCGGGGGCGCGGCCGGCTCCAGCATCTGGAGCAACAGCGTGACAGCCTGCTGCGGCTTGGCGCTCGTGAGGATTTTCAAGGTCTTTTGGAACTGTGCATCGCTGGTCCCGGCGTTCAGGCTGGCCACCACCTGATCGAACTGCTTCTTCTCGGCCTCGAACGCCGCGCGCTCGTCGCGGAGCCGCTGACCCTCGGCGGCGAGCTGCATCTGGAGGTCCGCCACCTCGCGCTTGAGCCGCTCGATGCGCTGGCGGTCGATTTCGGTCGCTTCAATGCGGGCCTGGAGCTTTTCCGCCGCGGTGAGCGGTGGCCGGCCTGCGCGTGCCTCAGCCTCTGCTTTCGCGTTCGCGGCTTCCTGCTCCTTAGCGGCCTGCTCCAGCTCCGATCGCTCCAGCGAGATTGGCTTAGCGA contains these protein-coding regions:
- the fliP gene encoding flagellar type III secretion system pore protein FliP (The bacterial flagellar biogenesis protein FliP forms a type III secretion system (T3SS)-type pore required for flagellar assembly.), translating into MERARSVFGSCRFVRVLGASVALVLASATLADSPESKPLAPAAKQKTEAAPLGNSEPSISASTVQTVVSLAGVVALIVVLGVTVRLVSRRSGGLMAALGAGGRAPSGILEVLGRYPVGRGSTLILLKMDRRVLLLCQGRGGKLGGTTMTTLTEVTDAEDVASILLKVRDEEGDTLARKFQGMLSASDRAAAAALEEPAGVEITDEPTASAIASTARPHATQRQPSAIRSRLQTMRTPAAGGGAMRLRTLAVALATAAFALAAPAQVGPPVDAAPASVQPVTNPTVNPPAGPLLSLPTTTATDALNPLQMIDSAARVLPGGNTSSSDGEKPGLSTALNILVVLTVVALAPSIMLMCTCFVRILIVLGLLRQAMGTQSVPPPQVTTALALFMTLLVMAPTLDRINAEAIVPYRQGEIKDYDELWNKAKQPLRDFMFNQIEATGNWSSLYMILEYRGVDTSEPEKLSRADVDMISLVPAYMLSELKTAFLMGFRIYLPFLVIDMVISTMLIAMSMMMLPPVLISLPFKLLLFVLVDGWTLVVGGLMHSFAQTGSG
- a CDS encoding flagellar biosynthetic protein FliQ; protein product: MHYDESSVELVRTALIITLKIAAPILLAGIVVGLIISLLQSVTSVQDQTLAFVPKIVVMVVAAAVLIPWIAQRLVEYAASLFSLTS
- the flhB gene encoding flagellar biosynthesis protein FlhB; translation: MADDLGEKTEAPSGRKLEDARGKGQVAKSQDLAAAIDLIGGVILLMIFGGAIIRAMTAVMRNVLTNPGGNLDPRDMGQLLVTITWETVLAMTPVIGLIAVVAAMSHIVQFGLLFTTQPLMPKFDRLNPITGFGRLLSRRNLAKTGMNVLKLVVVTTVAWLYLKNKLAVVAGLPLLDTFTGVALMVKLVVELAIWLLALLLVIGAADFLYQKWQHTQDLKMTKEEVKDERRNMDGDPQVKGRRMKLMRDMAMQRVAAAVPKADVIVTNPTHYSIAIQYDEKTMRAPRVVAKGVDHMAMRIRQLAMIHKVPIVERPPLARALYAGVEVGQEVSPEFYQAIAELLAYVYRLESKAA
- the flhA gene encoding flagellar biosynthesis protein FlhA, translated to MAALTATNNNLFPAWLLKIKEYRGYIVPVGFVAMMAVLLVPMPPVMMDVLIALNIALSLVILLTTLYMSHPLDFSVFPSLLLGTTLFRLVLNIASTRLILTADASTPEEAATVAGHVIMAFGNFVAGDSLFVGIVIFLIMVIVQFMVITKGATRISEVAARFTLDAMPGKQMAIDADLNAGNIDEKEARRRRERVSQEADFFGAMDGASKFVRGDAIAGLIITAINVAGGFGVGIISRGWEAGQTAEVFTKLTIGDGLTAQIPSFVIAIASALIVTRSGSKAELGSELADQVISQPRGLMITAGFLAALAFTPLPALPLLACAGGLGGLAYMMMRTQKKVEQEKKAAAPAAQKPEPPPVEQLLKVDTLELEVGYALVSLVDTAQGGDLLDRITAIRRQLAVELGLVMPPVRIRDNMQLSSTEYRVKIRGNPIATGVTKPGKLMAMDSGIASGRIDGEATKEPAFGLDAWWIDPALRMRAETMNYTVVDPTSVLATHITEIVRKHADELLTRDEVNNLLEQLKAKAPKLIEETVPAIVKPVELQKILQALLRERVPIRDLETILETLAEWGSKTRDVEVLTEYVRNALRRTICQQYSAPTERGVPRMVCVTLDPALEDQINAYIDRGAAGTTVNMPSRVASRIADAVITALQKVITAGHPPVVIASPPVRAVVKQLLDPHLPTVAVLGYNEVVSGVEVESMALVSPPVDERAMAGAAA
- a CDS encoding flagellar biosynthetic protein FliR, coding for MDSQDINPLLARVVPYTLVAFRLAGVFVMAPLLVNIMIPRRFKALLVLMLAAAIFPIVSPSLTMAEVPTDLFGLVPLIVTESLVGVAIGGIAAIPLLSLEMSGIIAGQNMGMGLAKVYNPDADFETDILGQLIYYIGAGIFVAAGGLERLFCGVIDSFKNVPLGGFQVSQTPLDLFVGTLSSGFELAIRVSAPVTAIILLIIVVLGVVGKTMPQLNVLSVGFAIKIVAGLLMLTFALYAIRDAVGDEIMRVLSDIRGWVASL